A part of Streptomyces sp. NBC_01210 genomic DNA contains:
- a CDS encoding YchJ family protein translates to MSRRSSRPKRTVPPALTADSPCPCGLPAAYGECCGRFHSGEHAAPTAELLMRSRYSAFVAQDAAYLLRTWHPATRPPHLEPDPGMHWQGLEILQTTDGSPFHSSGTVTFRARYRHHGKRGELHERSSFERHGGAWVYVDGVFLE, encoded by the coding sequence ATGTCCCGACGCAGCTCACGCCCCAAACGCACCGTCCCACCCGCCCTGACCGCAGACTCGCCCTGCCCGTGCGGGCTACCCGCGGCCTACGGCGAGTGCTGCGGCCGCTTCCACTCGGGCGAGCACGCAGCCCCCACCGCCGAGCTGCTGATGCGCTCCCGCTACAGCGCCTTCGTGGCCCAGGACGCTGCGTATCTGCTGCGCACCTGGCACCCCGCGACCCGGCCGCCGCATCTCGAACCCGACCCCGGCATGCACTGGCAGGGGCTGGAGATCCTTCAGACCACGGACGGCAGTCCCTTCCACTCCTCGGGAACGGTCACCTTCCGCGCCCGCTACCGGCACCACGGCAAGCGCGGCGAACTGCACGAGCGCAGCAGCTTCGAACGGCACGGCGGCGCCTGGGTGTACGTCGACGGTGTCTTCCTGGAGTGA
- a CDS encoding methyltransferase domain-containing protein — protein MTAPAWQADPYTDALRTGRGPLFLRRPDGWLLPLEVERWCAAPDAADLTVLERCRGAVLDIGCGPGRLVAALAELGRPTLGIDVSPEAVARTVRTGGSALHRSVFDPLPREGSWGTALLIDGNIGIGGDPRALLARVSRLIAEDGVLLVETNPLDVDERVQVRVFDGGSAQGSAFPWARLGTPALLRYAREAGWAVPESGVDRWTAAGRTFVALRPA, from the coding sequence ATGACCGCGCCCGCCTGGCAGGCCGATCCTTACACCGACGCTCTGCGCACCGGCCGCGGCCCGCTCTTTCTGCGCCGCCCCGACGGCTGGCTGCTGCCGCTGGAGGTGGAACGCTGGTGCGCCGCGCCGGACGCCGCCGATCTGACCGTGCTGGAGCGCTGCCGAGGCGCGGTGCTCGACATCGGCTGCGGCCCGGGCCGTCTCGTCGCGGCGCTCGCCGAGCTGGGACGGCCGACGCTGGGCATCGATGTGAGCCCCGAGGCGGTTGCCCGCACGGTACGGACGGGCGGCAGTGCGCTGCACCGTTCCGTCTTCGATCCGCTTCCCCGCGAGGGGAGTTGGGGTACGGCGCTGCTCATCGACGGCAATATCGGCATAGGCGGCGACCCCCGCGCCCTGCTGGCCCGCGTGTCCCGCCTCATCGCCGAGGACGGTGTGCTGCTCGTGGAGACCAACCCGCTCGATGTGGACGAACGCGTCCAGGTCCGCGTCTTCGACGGCGGCAGCGCACAGGGCTCGGCGTTCCCGTGGGCCCGCCTCGGCACTCCCGCGCTGCTCCGGTATGCGCGGGAGGCCGGCTGGGCGGTGCCGGAGTCGGGGGTCGACCGCTGGACGGCCGCCGGGCGTACCTTCGTCGCGCTGCGCCCCGCATAG
- a CDS encoding hydroxysqualene dehydroxylase, which yields MDRVGNTRRTFMAGAAAVGGTAALTLAETAAAAVAAERTAVHGTPAAPAAQSVAVLGGGVAGLTAAHELADRGFRVTVYERRALGGKARSMDVPNSAKGARRPLPAEHGFRFIPGIYHNLPDTMRRIPYPGNANGVWDNLVAPPEMSFARTGREDLRIPLPWPGHKPAQLTLDEIRRALTAALDTALGIPAHETAYFVNRGLVFLTSCDERRDDTWERTSWWEFIRAERMSYDYQRVLAVGLTRNIVATKAEEASTRTVAALLEAFVFNALGRGADGPLDRILNAPTNEAWIDPWVTHLEKLGVQFKIGWTVREVKYGSGRVTAAVIEDPLGVRRPVTADHYISAMPVEHARRTWGAELRAADSQLARCDNLETDWMTGIQFYLTERAPLLNGHLNCIDSPWSLTAIQQAGHWPSRNFPADYGDGVAVDCLSVDISEWDRAGILYGKTAKQCTRAEVAREVWAQLKASVNDTGRTVLKDSALHSWFLDPGVAGLGTPNPTNEDELLIHPVGTFHNRPQAATKIPNFFLAGDYVAVDIDLATMEGANASARAAVNALLDNVDSPAARCTVKPLFRAPEVELMKRHDRTRYRLGLRNAFDLG from the coding sequence ATGGATCGGGTGGGAAACACACGACGCACCTTTATGGCGGGGGCTGCGGCGGTCGGCGGCACAGCGGCGCTGACCTTGGCGGAAACGGCTGCCGCGGCCGTCGCGGCGGAACGCACCGCCGTCCACGGCACACCTGCCGCTCCGGCCGCCCAGTCGGTCGCCGTACTCGGCGGCGGGGTCGCCGGACTCACCGCCGCTCATGAACTGGCCGACCGCGGATTCCGGGTCACCGTCTACGAGCGCAGAGCACTGGGCGGCAAGGCCCGCAGCATGGACGTCCCAAACAGCGCGAAGGGCGCCCGGCGGCCGCTGCCCGCCGAGCACGGCTTCCGCTTCATCCCCGGCATCTACCACAACCTGCCGGACACGATGCGGCGCATCCCGTACCCGGGAAACGCCAACGGGGTCTGGGACAACCTGGTGGCGCCACCCGAGATGTCGTTCGCCCGCACCGGGCGCGAGGACTTACGGATCCCGCTGCCCTGGCCGGGCCACAAGCCGGCCCAGCTCACACTCGACGAGATCCGCCGCGCCCTGACCGCCGCGCTGGACACGGCCCTGGGCATCCCGGCCCATGAGACGGCCTACTTCGTGAACCGCGGGCTCGTCTTTCTCACCAGCTGCGACGAGCGGCGCGACGATACGTGGGAGCGCACGTCGTGGTGGGAGTTCATCCGGGCCGAGCGGATGAGCTACGACTACCAGCGCGTCCTGGCCGTCGGACTCACCCGGAACATCGTCGCGACCAAGGCCGAGGAGGCCAGCACCCGTACGGTCGCCGCTCTCCTCGAGGCCTTCGTCTTCAATGCGCTGGGCCGGGGCGCCGACGGACCACTCGACCGGATACTCAACGCCCCCACCAATGAGGCATGGATCGACCCCTGGGTGACCCATCTGGAGAAGCTTGGCGTCCAGTTCAAGATCGGCTGGACGGTACGGGAGGTGAAGTACGGCTCCGGGCGGGTCACGGCCGCGGTGATCGAGGACCCGCTGGGCGTGCGCCGGCCGGTCACCGCCGACCACTACATCTCGGCGATGCCGGTGGAGCACGCGCGGCGGACCTGGGGAGCCGAGCTGCGCGCGGCGGACTCGCAGCTGGCGCGCTGCGACAACCTGGAGACGGACTGGATGACGGGCATTCAGTTCTATCTGACCGAGCGGGCTCCGTTGCTCAACGGGCACCTCAACTGCATCGACTCTCCCTGGTCCCTGACAGCCATTCAGCAGGCGGGACACTGGCCGTCCCGGAACTTCCCGGCCGACTACGGCGACGGTGTCGCGGTGGACTGCCTGTCCGTGGACATCTCCGAGTGGGACAGGGCCGGCATCCTGTACGGGAAGACGGCCAAGCAGTGCACCCGTGCGGAGGTCGCCCGGGAGGTGTGGGCCCAGCTCAAGGCGAGTGTCAATGACACGGGCCGCACGGTGCTCAAGGACAGCGCGCTGCACTCCTGGTTCCTCGACCCGGGTGTGGCCGGCCTCGGCACCCCGAACCCGACCAATGAGGACGAGCTCCTCATCCACCCGGTCGGCACCTTCCACAACCGCCCTCAGGCAGCCACCAAGATCCCCAACTTCTTCCTGGCCGGTGACTATGTCGCCGTCGACATCGACCTGGCCACGATGGAGGGAGCCAACGCCTCGGCCCGCGCGGCCGTCAACGCCCTGCTGGACAACGTCGATTCACCGGCGGCCCGCTGCACGGTGAAGCCGCTCTTCCGCGCCCCGGAGGTCGAGCTGATGAAGCGCCACGACCGCACCCGCTACCGGCTGGGGCTGCGCAACGCGTTCGACCTGGGCTGA
- a CDS encoding TIGR04282 family arsenosugar biosynthesis glycosyltransferase: MSSSSAGTLLVIAKAPVPGRVKTRLTPAYSPAEAACLAEAALLDTLDVVLATPARRRVLVLDGVPGDWLPAGIEVVPQCAGGLDSRLAHAFGLCDGPSLLIGMDTPQVTVELLALGLELGDGEASFGPADDGGFWALGLAEPDPALLLGVPMSVSRTGAVQRQQLTDAGLTVRDLPLLRDVDTAEDARLVAAEAPHTRFAATLAALAGTGAR, translated from the coding sequence ATGAGCTCCTCATCCGCGGGCACGCTGCTCGTCATCGCCAAGGCCCCCGTACCCGGCCGGGTGAAGACCCGGCTCACCCCCGCGTACTCCCCTGCCGAAGCCGCCTGTCTCGCCGAAGCCGCTCTCCTCGACACCCTCGACGTCGTGCTCGCCACGCCCGCACGCCGACGGGTCCTTGTACTCGACGGTGTTCCCGGCGACTGGCTGCCGGCCGGCATCGAGGTCGTACCGCAGTGCGCGGGCGGGCTCGACTCCCGGCTCGCCCATGCCTTCGGGCTCTGCGACGGACCCAGCCTGCTGATCGGAATGGACACCCCACAAGTGACAGTTGAACTCCTCGCCCTCGGACTGGAATTGGGCGACGGAGAGGCATCCTTCGGCCCGGCCGACGACGGCGGGTTCTGGGCGCTCGGGCTGGCCGAGCCCGATCCCGCGCTGCTGCTCGGCGTGCCGATGTCCGTGTCCAGGACCGGCGCCGTACAGCGACAGCAGCTCACCGATGCCGGGCTGACGGTGCGTGATCTGCCGCTGCTGCGGGACGTCGACACGGCGGAAGACGCCCGGCTGGTCGCGGCCGAGGCCCCGCACACCCGGTTCGCCGCGACCCTCGCCGCGCTCGCCGGGACCGGGGCGCGATGA
- a CDS encoding TOBE domain-containing protein, protein MRVKESVASATGDRLSLRLADAQLTGLDRDALAAGGRGVAAIRPEDLDVAEENAGGRIPACIEVVEYHGRELAVQARLSDGQRVHFRTGGRLAPGDRVDLAAAPERVLVFAPEGERPPEPVNARGEPAAAVPRPPLRRRCRCARVWVPGTPAVRISCDRNGVNGPWDTRR, encoded by the coding sequence GTGCGGGTTAAGGAGAGCGTCGCGTCGGCGACCGGCGACCGGCTCTCGCTCCGGCTCGCCGACGCGCAGCTGACGGGCCTGGACCGCGACGCGCTCGCGGCGGGCGGCCGCGGCGTCGCGGCGATACGACCCGAGGACCTGGATGTCGCGGAGGAGAACGCCGGCGGGCGCATCCCGGCGTGCATCGAGGTCGTCGAGTACCACGGCCGTGAACTCGCCGTACAGGCACGGTTGTCGGACGGCCAGCGGGTCCATTTCCGCACCGGCGGCAGGCTCGCCCCCGGAGACCGGGTGGATCTGGCGGCGGCGCCCGAGCGGGTCCTGGTCTTCGCCCCGGAGGGCGAGCGGCCGCCCGAGCCGGTCAACGCTCGGGGCGAACCGGCGGCAGCGGTTCCACGGCCACCACTGAGGCGGCGGTGCCGGTGTGCCCGGGTGTGGGTCCCGGGCACACCGGCCGTCCGGATTTCATGTGATCGCAACGGGGTGAACGGGCCGTGGGATACTCGGCGTTGA
- a CDS encoding NAD-dependent epimerase/dehydratase family protein, protein MRVLVTGGAGFIGSQVVAALAALGHDPVVLDALLPAAHPEPPPMPDAEWIHGDVRDRAVTTRALRGVDAVCHQAAMVGLGKDFADAPEYVACNDLGTAVLLTVMADAGVTELVLASSMVVYGEGRYDCPLHGQVRPGPRAGGDLAAGRFEPRCHDCGAELTSGLVGEDAPTDPRNVYATTKLAQEHLAAAWARGTGGRAVALRYHNVYGPGMPRDTPYAGVASFFRSALERGEAPRVFEDGHQRRDFVHVRDVADANALALESLHGREAGVLTAYNTGSGTPHTVGEMAGALAAAHGGPAPVVTGEFRLGDVRHITADSRRIRAELGWKARVGFADGMAEFAASGLRGGV, encoded by the coding sequence ATGCGTGTACTTGTCACAGGAGGCGCGGGCTTCATCGGCTCGCAGGTCGTCGCGGCTCTCGCCGCTCTCGGCCATGACCCGGTCGTGCTCGACGCCCTGCTCCCGGCGGCCCATCCGGAACCCCCGCCGATGCCCGACGCCGAATGGATCCACGGGGACGTCCGCGACCGGGCGGTGACGACGCGCGCGCTGCGCGGCGTGGACGCGGTCTGCCACCAGGCGGCCATGGTCGGCCTCGGCAAGGACTTCGCGGACGCACCGGAGTACGTGGCCTGCAACGACCTCGGCACGGCCGTCCTGCTGACGGTCATGGCCGATGCCGGTGTCACAGAACTCGTGCTGGCGAGCTCCATGGTGGTCTACGGCGAGGGCCGCTACGACTGCCCGCTCCATGGGCAGGTGCGGCCGGGGCCGCGCGCGGGCGGCGATCTCGCGGCCGGGCGCTTCGAGCCCCGCTGCCACGACTGTGGCGCCGAGCTGACGTCCGGTCTGGTCGGCGAGGACGCTCCGACGGACCCGCGCAATGTGTACGCGACGACAAAGCTGGCCCAGGAGCATCTGGCCGCGGCGTGGGCCCGCGGCACGGGCGGGCGGGCCGTGGCGCTGCGCTACCACAATGTGTACGGGCCGGGGATGCCGCGCGACACGCCGTACGCGGGCGTGGCCTCGTTCTTCCGGTCCGCGCTGGAGCGGGGTGAGGCGCCGCGGGTCTTCGAGGACGGGCACCAGCGGCGGGACTTCGTCCATGTACGGGACGTGGCGGACGCGAACGCGCTCGCCCTGGAGTCGCTGCACGGCCGCGAGGCGGGAGTGCTGACCGCGTACAACACGGGCAGCGGGACGCCGCACACGGTCGGTGAGATGGCGGGCGCGCTGGCCGCGGCGCACGGCGGTCCTGCGCCCGTGGTCACCGGGGAGTTCCGGCTGGGCGACGTACGGCACATCACCGCGGACTCGCGACGGATCAGGGCCGAGCTCGGCTGGAAGGCGCGGGTCGGCTTCGCCGACGGGATGGCGGAGTTCGCCGCGAGCGGGCTGCGGGGTGGCGTGTGA
- a CDS encoding glycosyltransferase family 2 protein, with protein sequence MTGGGVDVVLPCLNEAEALPWVLERIPDGWRAIVVDNGSTDDSDRIARGLGAKVVYEGRRGFGAACHAGLLAAETEYVCFCDCDASLDPGLLTGFVRQVADGESDLVLGRRRPQTRGAWPPHARAGNLALSRMLRRRTGLRLRDLGPLRAARREDLLALALTDRRSGYPLQMVVRAADAGWRVTEVDVPYLPRSGKSKVTGTWRGTWQAVRDMRAVLAEPSARGVGGGVR encoded by the coding sequence ATGACGGGCGGCGGAGTGGATGTCGTACTTCCGTGTCTGAACGAGGCCGAGGCGCTGCCGTGGGTGCTTGAGCGGATCCCGGACGGATGGCGGGCGATCGTGGTGGACAACGGCTCGACGGACGACTCGGACCGGATCGCCCGCGGGCTGGGCGCGAAGGTGGTGTACGAGGGGCGGCGCGGCTTCGGGGCCGCCTGCCATGCGGGGCTGCTGGCGGCGGAGACGGAGTATGTCTGCTTCTGCGACTGCGACGCCTCGCTGGATCCGGGGCTGCTGACCGGTTTTGTACGCCAAGTGGCGGACGGCGAGAGCGACTTGGTACTGGGCCGACGGCGGCCGCAGACCCGCGGGGCATGGCCGCCGCATGCGCGGGCCGGGAACCTGGCGCTGTCGCGGATGCTGCGCCGGCGCACCGGGCTGCGACTGCGCGATCTGGGCCCACTGCGGGCCGCACGCCGCGAGGACCTGCTCGCCCTGGCCCTGACCGACCGGCGCAGCGGCTATCCGCTCCAGATGGTGGTCCGTGCGGCGGACGCGGGCTGGCGGGTGACGGAGGTGGACGTCCCGTATCTGCCGAGATCGGGAAAGTCGAAGGTGACGGGGACGTGGCGGGGCACATGGCAGGCGGTACGGGACATGCGTGCGGTGCTCGCGGAGCCGTCGGCGCGCGGGGTCGGGGGTGGTGTGCGATGA
- a CDS encoding glycosyltransferase family 87 protein, with amino-acid sequence MINPRTLAAGTLLAALTAVLALTVRKDGYIDDPAGLSWWYAACWVLFAAAVFAVRRTPVRHAVVLVVAGGIAVTATGLLAPPRTSTDSYRYAWDGRVQAAGISPYDHAPADPALAGLRDDWLFPTGTACALPERVRISGPAGEIHCTRLNRPQVHTIYPPVAEGYFLLVHALSPDGVRHKALQTGGALLALGTTAALLLVLRRRGDPRHAAYWAWCPIVPIEAVNNAHADVLGVLLTVVALGVVVRRRILGGALLGAAIVTKLLPAVVLPGALSGVRRVRDAAAVLLPAAAVVALSYLPYVLVSDGSVFGFLGGYVEEEGYDDPSARNRYALLRLVLPDDWAPAAVIVVMLVVVVRVLRRGDPERPWSGALLVTGTAFLLLTPGYSWYALLLVALVALDGRWEWLGVAVAGAAKYVTVHMDAEAEAVGTTAYAVAAGAVLAGCVLRRRYGRQAGTRAAQAVQS; translated from the coding sequence GTGATCAACCCGCGTACTCTCGCCGCCGGCACCCTGCTCGCGGCCCTGACAGCTGTTCTCGCCCTGACCGTCCGCAAGGACGGCTATATCGACGATCCTGCCGGTCTCTCCTGGTGGTACGCCGCCTGCTGGGTGCTGTTCGCCGCGGCGGTCTTCGCGGTTCGCAGGACTCCGGTGCGCCATGCTGTGGTCCTCGTCGTCGCGGGCGGTATCGCGGTGACCGCGACCGGGCTTCTCGCTCCCCCGCGCACCAGCACCGACTCGTACCGCTACGCCTGGGACGGCAGGGTGCAGGCTGCCGGGATCTCGCCGTACGACCACGCACCCGCCGATCCCGCGCTCGCCGGGCTCCGCGACGACTGGCTCTTCCCGACCGGGACGGCGTGCGCCCTGCCCGAGCGGGTGCGGATCTCCGGTCCCGCGGGCGAGATCCACTGCACCCGGCTCAACCGGCCGCAGGTGCACACCATCTACCCGCCGGTGGCGGAGGGGTACTTCCTGCTCGTCCACGCGCTGTCGCCGGACGGTGTACGGCACAAGGCGCTGCAGACGGGCGGCGCTCTGCTGGCGCTGGGCACCACCGCGGCGCTGCTGCTGGTCCTGCGGCGGCGCGGCGATCCACGACATGCGGCGTACTGGGCCTGGTGCCCGATCGTGCCGATCGAGGCGGTGAACAACGCGCATGCCGATGTGCTCGGCGTGCTCCTGACGGTGGTGGCATTGGGTGTCGTGGTCCGGCGGCGCATCCTCGGCGGGGCGCTGCTCGGCGCGGCGATCGTGACCAAGCTGCTGCCTGCCGTGGTGCTGCCGGGCGCGCTGTCCGGCGTTCGGCGGGTACGGGACGCGGCGGCGGTGCTGTTGCCGGCCGCCGCGGTGGTGGCGCTGAGCTATCTGCCGTACGTCCTCGTCTCCGACGGCTCGGTCTTCGGTTTCCTCGGCGGCTATGTGGAGGAGGAGGGGTACGACGACCCCTCCGCCCGCAACCGCTATGCCCTGCTGCGTCTTGTGCTGCCGGACGACTGGGCGCCTGCCGCGGTGATCGTCGTGATGCTGGTGGTCGTCGTGCGGGTGCTGCGGCGTGGCGATCCCGAACGTCCCTGGAGCGGAGCCTTGTTGGTCACCGGTACCGCCTTTCTGCTGCTGACTCCGGGCTACTCCTGGTACGCGCTGCTGCTGGTGGCGCTGGTCGCCCTCGACGGCCGGTGGGAGTGGCTGGGTGTCGCCGTGGCGGGCGCGGCGAAGTACGTCACCGTGCACATGGACGCCGAGGCGGAGGCGGTGGGCACCACGGCGTACGCGGTCGCAGCCGGCGCGGTGCTCGCCGGCTGCGTACTGCGTCGTCGTTACGGCCGGCAGGCCGGCACGCGTGCCGCCCAGGCGGTCCAGTCGTAG